Proteins from one Chloroflexota bacterium genomic window:
- a CDS encoding GTP-binding protein: METFKLVITGAFNTGKSTFIRSLSDIAVVDTDKATSSPDEQRIKSNTTVAMDYGRVALDDYTLRLYGTPGQNRFEFMRDILARNMNGFLVLVDLSQPATIDDAAAILAQFRDHGEVPYAVVANKSDLNTVISQADLRQQLGLNPDIHIYLCTATDKNSVREVVRRFLRDAHK; this comes from the coding sequence GTGGAAACATTTAAGCTCGTGATCACCGGAGCCTTTAACACGGGCAAAAGCACCTTTATTCGATCATTATCGGATATTGCCGTTGTCGATACCGATAAAGCCACCTCATCGCCCGATGAGCAACGCATCAAGTCCAATACCACCGTGGCAATGGATTATGGGCGGGTGGCGCTCGATGATTATACTTTGCGTCTGTATGGTACGCCTGGCCAAAACCGTTTTGAATTTATGCGCGACATTTTAGCCAGAAACATGAACGGCTTTTTGGTGCTTGTCGATCTCTCGCAACCAGCCACGATCGACGATGCAGCGGCAATTTTGGCCCAATTTCGCGATCATGGTGAAGTGCCGTATGCGGTTGTGGCCAATAAAAGCGATTTAAACACCGTCATTAGCCAAGCTGATCTGCGCCAACAACTCGGTTTGAATCCCGATATTCATATTTATTTGTGCACCGCGACTGATAAAAATTCAGTGCGCGAGGTAGTGCGCCGCTTTTTGCGCGATGCCCACAAGTGA
- a CDS encoding glycogen synthase codes for MKVLFLAAESVPFVKVGGLGDVAGALPEVLRRRGLDVRLVIPRYGTIDPLRWNLGQLRDNFPVGLDWRSEECQLWATADQQTWFIENQYFFGSRTTIYGHGDDDVRFALFCHAALEACRQMNWWPDVIHAHDWHAAAAIRIAWGNAARPALVFTIHNLAHQGRFANDAWPLVGVYDAFGELNLMEQALYTSDVITTVSPTYADEIKRSEYGFGLDHMLRERSDRLVGILNGIDPRHFDPATDQHIAQQFSVDDLAGKAVCKAALQREVGLPERADVPLVAVVSRLDSQKGIDLIVQGLGRIIAETDAQLMVLGSGYGPYEDAFRDASRFVPERVANYIGFNAPLAQRVYAGADIFLMPSAFEPCGLSQMISMRYGTIPVVRATGGLVDTVPDMSQPEGVGVVFSDYNVDAMLHGLGRALAAYRYPNDWSYFVRRAMTHDFSWDTAATRYEDVYRWALSLR; via the coding sequence ATGAAGGTCTTGTTTCTGGCAGCGGAAAGCGTTCCATTTGTCAAGGTCGGGGGGTTGGGTGATGTGGCGGGTGCATTGCCAGAGGTACTTCGTCGGCGAGGACTCGATGTTCGGCTGGTGATTCCGCGATATGGTACGATTGACCCTTTGCGCTGGAATTTAGGGCAACTCCGCGATAATTTTCCGGTTGGTTTGGATTGGCGTAGCGAAGAATGCCAACTTTGGGCAACTGCCGATCAACAAACTTGGTTTATTGAAAATCAATATTTCTTTGGGTCGCGCACCACGATTTATGGTCATGGCGATGATGATGTGCGTTTCGCCCTCTTTTGCCACGCTGCCTTAGAAGCCTGTCGCCAAATGAATTGGTGGCCCGATGTGATCCATGCCCACGATTGGCATGCGGCTGCCGCAATTCGGATCGCTTGGGGCAATGCAGCTCGGCCAGCCTTAGTCTTTACGATTCACAATTTGGCGCATCAAGGCCGCTTTGCCAACGATGCTTGGCCCTTGGTTGGGGTCTACGATGCCTTTGGCGAATTGAATCTGATGGAGCAGGCGCTCTATACCAGCGATGTGATTACCACCGTTAGCCCAACCTATGCCGATGAAATCAAACGATCTGAATATGGCTTTGGGCTAGATCATATGCTGCGTGAACGTTCGGATCGCTTGGTTGGCATTTTGAATGGAATCGATCCACGCCACTTTGATCCGGCAACTGATCAGCATATTGCCCAGCAATTTAGTGTTGATGATTTGGCGGGCAAGGCTGTCTGTAAAGCGGCATTACAACGCGAAGTTGGCCTGCCAGAGCGGGCCGATGTGCCGTTAGTGGCGGTTGTTTCACGGCTTGATAGTCAAAAGGGCATTGATCTGATTGTGCAAGGCTTAGGTCGGATTATTGCTGAAACCGATGCCCAACTAATGGTACTTGGCTCAGGCTATGGCCCCTATGAAGATGCCTTCCGCGATGCCAGTCGGTTTGTGCCTGAACGGGTGGCAAATTATATTGGATTTAATGCACCCTTAGCACAACGGGTGTATGCTGGAGCTGATATTTTTCTCATGCCCTCGGCCTTTGAGCCATGCGGTCTGAGCCAAATGATCTCAATGCGTTATGGCACAATTCCAGTGGTACGGGCAACTGGCGGCTTGGTTGATACCGTGCCCGATATGAGCCAACCAGAAGGAGTTGGCGTGGTGTTTAGCGATTACAACGTTGATGCTATGCTGCATGGGCTAGGCCGAGCGTTAGCCGCCTATCGCTACCCCAATGATTGGAGCTATTTTGTGCGGCGGGCCATGACCCACGATTTTAGCTGGGATACTGCGGCAACCCGCTATGAAGATGTTTACCGTTGGGCGCTGAGCTTGCGCTAA